A window from Verrucomicrobiia bacterium encodes these proteins:
- a CDS encoding carbohydrate kinase family protein, whose translation MNTASSSRLARQTAEKLIGSRAALQRTPALLGFDGFVDHLYHVVDTRKSATEFTRVKTLKAFGQRVGASAGKSANLEVVSMGTKVGGYGPVMAFAMSSLGVPVTYCGMTGYPKVHPVFAEFSKRANVLGVAEPALTDALEFDDGKLFLGKHANVGEVTYENIRKRIGETTWRKLWDAARFVAMSNWSMLPHLTTTVKKLQTDILAKPAAVRKMLFFDLGDPEKRSNPDISTYLKLVAKFQSHHDVTVGFSEKEALQVAKALNVKTSGKGEKLVVDLAVKINKALGTHGCVIHPKAYAVAADSQGATAVVAGPYTANPKISTGAGDHFNAGYCIGRLLGCDLAQSLQLGVATSGFYVRQAISPSREQLVRFLQTL comes from the coding sequence ATGAATACCGCTTCTTCTTCCCGGTTGGCACGTCAAACTGCAGAAAAACTGATTGGTTCGCGCGCGGCGCTTCAACGCACGCCGGCTTTGTTGGGTTTCGATGGGTTTGTGGATCATCTTTATCATGTGGTGGATACTCGCAAGTCGGCGACTGAGTTTACTCGTGTTAAGACGTTGAAAGCGTTCGGACAACGAGTAGGCGCTTCGGCGGGCAAGAGCGCTAACTTAGAAGTCGTGTCCATGGGAACCAAGGTGGGTGGCTATGGGCCGGTTATGGCTTTTGCTATGTCTTCTTTGGGTGTTCCGGTAACTTATTGTGGGATGACGGGTTATCCCAAGGTGCATCCCGTGTTTGCAGAGTTTTCTAAGCGGGCGAATGTTTTGGGGGTGGCGGAACCGGCCCTGACGGATGCATTGGAATTTGATGATGGAAAATTATTTCTCGGGAAACACGCGAATGTGGGTGAGGTGACTTATGAAAATATTCGTAAGCGAATTGGAGAAACGACGTGGCGCAAATTGTGGGATGCGGCGCGGTTTGTGGCGATGAGTAATTGGAGCATGTTGCCGCATTTGACGACGACGGTGAAGAAGTTGCAAACAGACATTTTGGCTAAGCCTGCAGCGGTAAGGAAGATGCTCTTTTTTGATTTGGGCGATCCGGAAAAGCGATCGAATCCTGATATTTCCACTTATTTAAAGTTAGTGGCTAAATTTCAGTCACATCATGACGTGACGGTTGGATTTAGTGAGAAGGAGGCGTTGCAAGTTGCAAAGGCTTTGAATGTTAAGACATCAGGCAAAGGGGAGAAGTTAGTTGTGGATTTAGCAGTGAAAATCAATAAAGCCTTAGGCACTCATGGGTGCGTGATTCATCCTAAAGCTTATGCTGTAGCTGCGGATTCGCAAGGAGCTACGGCGGTGGTTGCGGGGCCTTACACGGCTAATCCTAAAATTTCTACAGGCGCTGGGGATCATTTTAATGCCGGTTATTGTATTGGACGTTTGTTGGGGTGTGATTTAGCGCAATCGTTGCAGCTAGGTGTGGCGACTAGCGGCTTTTATGTGCGGCAAGCTATTAGCCCGAGCCGCGAGCAGTTAGTAAGATTTTTGCAGACCTTGTAG